A window of Ktedonobacterales bacterium genomic DNA:
GCGTTCGCCCTCCGGGCCACGGCGCCAGCAGGCCAACGCTGGCCGCCGGGACGGCGGCGCTACAGGTACACCGCCCCGCAGCCCCCTGCCGCCGGGACGGCGGCGCTACCAGTGGCCCCCGCTTTTTGGCAGAACCCCGAAAAACATCCCAACGAGACAAAAAACGCTAGACGTGGTACAATTTCAATACTATCATTTGTGTAGTATTGAAGCCTTTCAACCGACAGGAGAGCTTCATAATCCCAAGGAGGATACCTATGGCAGTGACGCATGAGCGGTTCGAGCAGGGCTGGACCTACGACGAGTTCAAGGCCCGGATGACACGCAACCAGGAACGCTTCGCGGCAAATGAACGCGAACTTATCCTCGATCCGGCTGACGTAGCCGTTTTCAAGAGCCTGCCGCGCTCGCTGAACGTCCTGGTCATCGCCGAAGACTGGTGTGGCGATGTCATCAACAATCTCCCTATTCTTGGCCGTCTCGCCGAGGAAAGCGGCAAGCTCAACCTGCGCGTCTTCCTGCGCGACCAGAATGCCGATCTCATGGATCAATACCTCAAAGATGGTCAGTTTCGCTCCATCCCCGTCTTCGCTTTCTTTGACGAGCAGTTCCGCGAGCTTGGCCGGTTCATCGAACGGCCCGCAAGTGTCACCGAGCGGAACGCGCGTAAACGGCTGGAGATGTACGCTCAGTCCCCTGAGTTTGGCGCTCCTGACGCCTCGATCAGCGAACTGCCCGAAGATGTCAGGGCAAGGCTGGCGGAAGCAACGGCTGCCTGGCGCGAGGAGATCAAGCCAGAAAACAACCAGGACGTGGTGGGCAGCCTGCGCGAGATCGTCGAAGCGGTACACGCCTAACGCCGCGCCAGAGCGACTATCCAGGGAGAAGAAGACATGACAAAGCGGCTGGTCAAAGTGACCATCACCTACTGCTCTGAATGCGGCTACGAGCCGCAGACGCTGGCGCTGGCCGACGCCCTCATGAGGACGTTTCGCCACGAACTCGCGGAGATCGAACTGGTCCCCTGGTATGATGGGTCATTCGAGGTTGCCGTAGACGGTGAACTGGTCCATTCGATGTACCGCGATGACGGATTCCCCGACCCCAGCGTCATTATCGAAGCCGTCCGACGCCATCAGACAGCCCCTCAGCCAGCAGAAGCGCCAGCGGTCATCCGCCAGGAGGGATAGCCGCCAGAGCAGATTGTCTCCAGGTAATCGCCGTATCAGCGCCTTTTCTTCACATGCAGACTGGGCACTGGAGGATGAACGCATGGCTTCCACGTTTCAGCGTGCTTATCCGCCCGCCGCTCCTGAGAGCGGCCCGGCGTTCTGGCTCCCATTTCGAGAAAACGAGCTTCTTGTTCAGGAAAGCGAACAGGGAGTCGGTCTTCTGCATACCGATGAGGCGGGCATTGCCAGCATGCAACCGCACAGCGCACTCTATGTGGGAACGCTAGATGGCATTGCTTGCATGGCCTGTGAAATGAGCGCCGAACAGCCTGTTCCCAGGGGATGGCGCGCACTGGGGCTGCGCACGCTTTTTGGTCAATTCGACGACGCGGCCTACAGCGCAGCGGGCTATGCCTCCCAGATTCTGCACTGGCAACGCAGCAGCCGTTACTGCCCGGCCTGTGGAGCGCCGAACGGACCGCTCGCCATGAGTTGGGAGCGCCGCTGTACTCGATGCAGCCATATTGGCTATCCTCCAGTGATCCCAGCTGTTCTCGTCCTGGTCCATAACGGAGAGCATATCTTGCTGGCCCATCAGCCTGGCTGGGGCAAACGGTACAGCATTCTGGCCGGGTTTGTTGAACCGGGCGAAACCTTAGAGGGCTGTGTGCGCCGCGAGGTCGCCGAAGAGGTGGGGATCGAGATAGACGATGTGACCTACATCAACAGCCAGCCTTGGCCCTTCCCTACGCAGCTCATGGTCGGGTTTCAAGCGCGGTACGCCGCTGGCGAACTACACCCCGATCAGCAGGAACTCGATGACGCCGCCTGGTTTCATGTTGATGCGCTTCCCGCATTACCGCCGCC
This region includes:
- a CDS encoding thioredoxin family protein — translated: MAVTHERFEQGWTYDEFKARMTRNQERFAANERELILDPADVAVFKSLPRSLNVLVIAEDWCGDVINNLPILGRLAEESGKLNLRVFLRDQNADLMDQYLKDGQFRSIPVFAFFDEQFRELGRFIERPASVTERNARKRLEMYAQSPEFGAPDASISELPEDVRARLAEATAAWREEIKPENNQDVVGSLREIVEAVHA
- the nudC gene encoding NAD(+) diphosphatase, coding for MASTFQRAYPPAAPESGPAFWLPFRENELLVQESEQGVGLLHTDEAGIASMQPHSALYVGTLDGIACMACEMSAEQPVPRGWRALGLRTLFGQFDDAAYSAAGYASQILHWQRSSRYCPACGAPNGPLAMSWERRCTRCSHIGYPPVIPAVLVLVHNGEHILLAHQPGWGKRYSILAGFVEPGETLEGCVRREVAEEVGIEIDDVTYINSQPWPFPTQLMVGFQARYAAGELHPDQQELDDAAWFHVDALPALPPPLSLSHRLIMAWARSLRPEPAT
- a CDS encoding Rdx family protein translates to MTKRLVKVTITYCSECGYEPQTLALADALMRTFRHELAEIELVPWYDGSFEVAVDGELVHSMYRDDGFPDPSVIIEAVRRHQTAPQPAEAPAVIRQEG